A section of the Thauera chlorobenzoica genome encodes:
- a CDS encoding multicopper oxidase family protein, with product MTTRRSFLAGAGLLAAAGTVNRAALAALPEPVIQTSAVTAAPLSPPDGRPYDPVVTLNGWTAPWRMRNGVKEFHLVAEPVEREIAPGMVARLWGYNGQSPGPTIEVVEGDRVRIFVTNRLPEHTTIHWHGQRLPNGMDGVGGLNQPQIPPGKTFVYEFVARRPGTFMYHPHADEMVQMAMGMMGMWVTHPRAPHPHIAGVDRDFCFLLNAYDIEPGSYVPKINTMLDFNLWTWNSRAFPGIDSLNVRKGDRVRVRIGNLTMTNHPIHIHGHEFEVTGTDGGPTRPESRWPEVTTDVAVGQMRQIEFIADEEGDWAMHCHKSHHTMNAMGHDVPTMIGVDHRGLVEGIQKLVPDYMLMGERGMADMGEMEMPLPDNTLPMMTGQGPFGAVEMGGMFTVLKVRREQQRGDYRDPGWFKHPKGTVAYEWAGAALPEPARSAAAGPSSMPRTEPARSVEMTVRKPAGHQGH from the coding sequence ATGACCACCCGACGCAGCTTTCTCGCCGGGGCAGGCCTGCTGGCCGCTGCCGGAACCGTCAACCGCGCCGCGCTCGCGGCGCTGCCCGAGCCCGTGATCCAGACCAGCGCCGTAACGGCGGCCCCACTGTCGCCACCAGACGGACGCCCCTACGACCCGGTCGTCACCTTGAACGGCTGGACCGCCCCCTGGCGCATGCGCAACGGCGTGAAGGAGTTCCACCTCGTCGCCGAGCCGGTCGAGCGCGAGATCGCCCCCGGCATGGTGGCGCGGCTGTGGGGCTACAACGGCCAGTCGCCCGGGCCGACGATCGAGGTCGTCGAGGGCGACCGCGTGCGCATCTTCGTCACCAACCGCCTGCCCGAGCACACCACCATCCACTGGCACGGCCAGCGCCTGCCCAACGGCATGGACGGGGTCGGCGGCCTCAACCAGCCGCAGATCCCGCCGGGCAAGACCTTCGTCTATGAGTTCGTCGCCCGCCGCCCCGGCACCTTCATGTACCACCCGCACGCCGACGAGATGGTGCAGATGGCGATGGGCATGATGGGCATGTGGGTCACGCATCCGCGCGCGCCGCACCCGCACATCGCGGGCGTGGACCGCGACTTCTGCTTCCTGCTCAACGCCTACGACATCGAGCCCGGCAGCTACGTGCCCAAGATCAACACGATGCTCGACTTCAACCTGTGGACCTGGAACAGCCGCGCCTTTCCGGGCATCGACTCGCTCAATGTCAGGAAGGGCGACCGGGTGCGGGTGCGCATCGGCAACCTGACCATGACCAACCACCCGATCCACATCCACGGCCACGAGTTCGAGGTTACCGGCACCGACGGCGGGCCGACGCGGCCGGAGTCGCGCTGGCCCGAGGTCACCACCGACGTCGCCGTCGGCCAGATGCGCCAGATCGAGTTCATCGCCGACGAGGAGGGCGATTGGGCGATGCACTGCCACAAGTCGCACCACACCATGAACGCGATGGGGCACGACGTGCCGACCATGATCGGCGTCGACCATCGCGGCCTGGTCGAGGGCATCCAGAAGCTGGTGCCCGATTACATGCTGATGGGCGAGCGCGGCATGGCCGACATGGGCGAGATGGAGATGCCCCTGCCCGACAACACCCTGCCGATGATGACCGGGCAGGGGCCGTTCGGCGCCGTCGAGATGGGCGGCATGTTCACCGTGCTCAAGGTGCGCCGCGAGCAGCAGCGGGGCGACTACCGCGACCCGGGCTGGTTCAAGCACCCGAAGGGGACGGTGGCCTACGAGTGGGCGGGCGCGGCGCTACCCGAACCGGCGCGCAGTGCTGCAGCCGGACCCTCGAGCATGCCGCGCACCGAGCCTGCGCGATCGGTCGAGATGACGGTTCGCAAGCCTGCCGGCCATCAGGGGCATTGA
- a CDS encoding TolC family protein encodes MRASLPISLLAATVLTGCASVAIDENFAEVERFAREQTGSEVRWLRSDPEREAMRAEVDRLLAQPLAIDDAVRIALGYSPAFQSLLAEAAVASADATGSARIGNPVFTFERLFRSGAEGRELDIGRSLGISLFDLLFLPARLEQAEFRQQQTRLQSSIALLSTVTEVRQAWVDAVAARQVARYREEVATAAGTAAELARRMQATGNFSRLQRAREQALAAEETANLIRARQNATAARETLIQRLGLTPSQAQALRLPDQLPALPEAPMDEATAGAALLENRLDVRIARTDLDRTAKSLGLTRVTSVVNGLHVAGVRNSETGESTQRGFELELPLPLFDLGDAARAGGEARYLAAFNRTLELASNASSQVRVAYEGYRSAYDLARHYRNEVVPLRQNITEESVLQYNGMLIGVFELLAAARAQSASVVQAIEAERDFWRAEAGLKASLLGQPIAPLSLQSSASPAQAGGGH; translated from the coding sequence ATGAGAGCCAGTCTCCCCATATCCTTGCTGGCCGCCACCGTGCTGACCGGGTGCGCCAGCGTTGCGATCGATGAGAACTTCGCTGAGGTCGAGCGCTTTGCGCGCGAGCAGACGGGTAGCGAGGTGCGCTGGCTGCGCTCGGACCCTGAGCGCGAGGCGATGCGCGCCGAGGTCGATCGCCTGCTCGCACAGCCGCTGGCGATCGACGACGCGGTGCGCATCGCGCTGGGCTACAGCCCGGCGTTCCAGTCCCTGCTGGCGGAAGCCGCCGTGGCCTCGGCGGATGCGACCGGTTCGGCCCGCATCGGCAATCCGGTGTTCACCTTCGAGCGGTTGTTTCGCTCGGGCGCCGAGGGGCGCGAACTCGACATCGGCCGTTCGCTCGGCATCTCGCTGTTCGACCTGCTGTTTCTGCCCGCGCGGCTGGAGCAGGCCGAGTTCCGCCAGCAGCAGACCCGGCTGCAGTCCTCGATTGCGCTGTTGAGCACCGTCACTGAAGTGCGCCAGGCCTGGGTCGATGCGGTCGCGGCGCGACAGGTCGCGCGCTACCGCGAGGAGGTGGCCACGGCCGCCGGGACCGCTGCCGAGCTCGCCCGTCGGATGCAGGCCACCGGCAACTTCAGCCGCCTGCAGCGCGCGCGCGAACAGGCGCTCGCCGCCGAGGAAACGGCCAACCTGATCCGCGCCCGCCAGAACGCCACCGCCGCACGCGAAACCCTGATCCAGCGTCTGGGCCTCACTCCGAGCCAGGCGCAGGCGCTGCGTCTGCCCGATCAGTTGCCGGCCTTGCCCGAGGCGCCGATGGACGAAGCCACCGCCGGTGCGGCGTTGCTGGAGAACCGGCTCGACGTGCGCATCGCCCGCACCGATCTCGACCGGACGGCGAAGAGCCTGGGCCTCACGCGGGTCACCAGCGTCGTCAATGGCCTGCATGTGGCCGGCGTGCGCAACAGCGAGACCGGCGAATCGACCCAGCGCGGCTTCGAGCTCGAGCTGCCCTTGCCGCTGTTCGACCTCGGCGACGCGGCGCGCGCCGGCGGCGAGGCCCGCTATCTCGCGGCCTTCAATCGCACGCTCGAGCTTGCCAGTAACGCCAGCTCCCAGGTCCGGGTAGCCTACGAGGGCTATCGCAGTGCATACGATCTCGCGCGCCACTACCGCAACGAGGTGGTCCCGCTGCGTCAGAACATCACCGAAGAGTCGGTGCTCCAGTACAACGGGATGCTGATCGGCGTGTTCGAGCTGCTTGCCGCCGCGCGCGCGCAGTCGGCGAGCGTGGTGCAGGCGATCGAGGCCGAACGCGACTTCTGGCGCGCCGAGGCTGGGCTCAAGGCCAGCCTGCTCGGCCAGCCGATCGCGCCGCTCAGCCTTCAATCAAGCGCATCACCGGCGCAAGCCGGTGGTGGCCACTGA
- a CDS encoding heavy metal response regulator transcription factor, translating to MKILIVEDEVKTGDYLRQGLTEAGFVVDLARDGLDGLHLALNGDYDLVVLDVMLPRLDGWGILQTLRRSSRETPVLFLTARDQVEDRVRGLELGADDYLVKPFAFSEFLARVRTLLRRGRNHEPETLRSANLELDLLRRRVNRCGQRIDLTAKEFALLELLLRRKGEVLPRSLIASQVWDMNFDSDTNVIEVAVRRLRVKVDDPFEPKLIHTVRGMGYVLEAMEPI from the coding sequence ATGAAAATTCTGATCGTCGAAGACGAAGTGAAGACCGGCGACTACCTCCGCCAGGGGCTCACCGAAGCCGGGTTCGTCGTCGACCTTGCAAGAGATGGCCTCGATGGGCTCCACCTCGCCCTTAACGGTGACTACGACCTGGTCGTGCTCGACGTGATGCTGCCAAGGCTGGACGGCTGGGGCATCCTGCAAACACTGCGTCGCAGCAGTCGTGAGACCCCCGTGTTGTTCCTGACTGCCCGTGACCAAGTTGAGGATCGGGTCCGTGGTCTTGAGCTCGGCGCCGACGATTACCTGGTCAAGCCCTTCGCGTTTTCCGAGTTTCTCGCGCGCGTTCGCACGCTGCTGCGCAGGGGAAGAAACCACGAACCGGAGACCCTGCGCTCAGCGAACCTGGAGCTCGATTTGCTTCGCCGCCGGGTGAACCGATGCGGGCAGCGCATCGATCTGACCGCCAAGGAGTTTGCCTTGCTTGAACTGCTCCTGCGACGCAAGGGTGAAGTATTGCCCCGCTCACTCATCGCTTCGCAGGTGTGGGATATGAACTTCGACAGCGACACGAACGTGATCGAAGTTGCCGTGCGCAGGTTGCGCGTAAAGGTCGACGACCCCTTTGAGCCGAAGCTGATCCACACCGTGCGGGGTATGGGCTACGTGCTTGAGGCGATGGAGCCGATCTGA
- a CDS encoding heavy metal sensor histidine kinase: MIRIHSLTARLATLFAVLAASLLVLAAMLFGRMLDMHFQELDMHELQGKVTLIRNALQSVDATGGRSERIEALERSFVGHESVGVLVRDVEGRVLYIIHPEHFTASQRAGEPLSRALTDWTVDERPHRGLEVSIALPSLGAKEQTIEALVAVDLSHHVHFLASVRHATWAGVFVAALAAALFGWFAAHRGLAPLRRVTETARRLSARQLGQRLAIDDAPLEVRDHVEAFNGMLARLEAAFQRLGDYSADIAHELRTPISNLMTQTQVALSRPRTLDEYQDILASNLEEYERIARMVSDMLFLAKADENTLAHAGEAIDLAREADALIDFYEALADERQVRIVRQGQASVQGDRLMLRRALSNLISNALRHTPKEGQITIRIDADAAGVRLAVSNVGDPIPADQIERIFERFHRGSAQRESRGEGAGLGLAITRSIVQAHGGHITARSAEGVTCFTITLPRNEASSPS; encoded by the coding sequence ATGATCCGCATTCACTCGCTGACGGCGAGACTGGCAACACTATTTGCCGTCCTCGCTGCGAGCCTGCTTGTGCTGGCAGCGATGCTCTTTGGGCGCATGTTGGACATGCATTTCCAGGAGCTGGACATGCACGAGTTGCAGGGCAAGGTCACGCTCATCCGCAACGCGCTGCAAAGTGTTGATGCGACTGGGGGGCGATCGGAACGCATTGAGGCGCTCGAACGCTCCTTCGTTGGACATGAAAGTGTCGGTGTCCTGGTTCGCGACGTCGAGGGACGCGTCCTGTACATCATCCATCCCGAGCATTTCACCGCCTCCCAGCGGGCAGGCGAACCCCTTTCACGCGCGTTAACCGACTGGACCGTGGATGAGCGCCCCCATCGAGGGCTCGAGGTCAGCATCGCGCTACCGAGCCTTGGGGCGAAGGAGCAGACGATCGAGGCGCTGGTCGCAGTGGATCTGTCGCATCACGTCCACTTCCTCGCGTCGGTACGTCATGCAACTTGGGCGGGCGTCTTCGTCGCTGCCTTGGCGGCGGCGCTATTCGGCTGGTTTGCTGCGCACCGGGGCCTCGCCCCCCTGCGCCGGGTCACCGAAACTGCCCGTCGGCTGTCGGCAAGGCAACTCGGCCAGCGTCTCGCCATCGATGATGCGCCGCTGGAAGTGCGCGACCACGTCGAAGCCTTCAATGGCATGCTCGCTCGGCTCGAAGCCGCTTTCCAGCGGCTCGGCGATTATTCGGCGGATATAGCCCACGAACTGCGTACGCCGATCTCGAACTTGATGACCCAGACCCAGGTCGCGCTGTCGCGGCCGCGCACTCTCGACGAATACCAGGACATCCTGGCCTCGAACCTCGAGGAATACGAGCGCATCGCGCGCATGGTCAGCGACATGCTGTTCCTCGCCAAGGCCGACGAGAACACCCTCGCGCACGCGGGCGAGGCGATCGACCTGGCCCGCGAGGCAGACGCACTGATCGACTTCTACGAGGCGCTGGCCGACGAGCGCCAGGTCCGCATCGTGCGCCAGGGCCAAGCGAGCGTTCAGGGTGATCGCCTGATGCTGCGGCGCGCGCTGTCGAACCTGATCTCGAATGCGCTTCGTCACACACCGAAAGAGGGGCAGATCACGATCAGGATTGACGCGGACGCAGCCGGCGTCCGTCTCGCCGTCTCTAATGTCGGCGACCCGATACCCGCCGATCAGATCGAACGGATCTTCGAACGCTTCCATCGCGGTAGCGCCCAGCGCGAATCTCGCGGTGAAGGCGCAGGGCTCGGACTTGCGATCACGCGTTCCATCGTCCAGGCCCACGGGGGTCACATCACTGCGCGCTCCGCTGAAGGTGTCACCTGCTTCACGATCACCTTGCCTCGCAATGAAGCCTCATCGCCTTCCTG